In Oryzias melastigma strain HK-1 linkage group LG6, ASM292280v2, whole genome shotgun sequence, the DNA window ctgctctcactagatcaccggcgggtctccaaccaccgagctgctagctagaaccggccggcgccaggacgcggagagctcctgcaccctaacccggctccggttcgcatccagtaccacctctggtggtaccggctcgcgtccggcgccgcgtcctgagagctgcggacccgcgacgttctgaacagcaagcgcaccgggggacgttttgaatgtagtttaaacaactattatttgttaaaatattaatttgcgattaatcgcaagttaactatggaccatgcgattaatcgcggttaaaaaatgtaatcgcctgacagctctagtattTACATGACAGTTTGCACTGCCGTTTTCTCACACGTGGAAGGAAACAGATTTCATCGCCACGACGACGGCCTTTTTTCAGAACGTTGTACACATCACTCCAATCTATCAGAACCTATTAATGTGAAGTTCTGCAGAACTCTGGCCCACTTTGCCGACAGCGTTTCCATCcattcagctgctgcagagctgaTTACAGTGACATTAGAATAAGTAATCAACTTTCAGGATTCAAGGGTACAGAGTCTGTACTTATACTTTGTTTTAGGGTTTAATTGTCATTATTATTCATGCTGCACTTCTGCATGAATAATAACTTGCTGCTCTCTTAAACTGCGATCCACAGGATGCTGAACAGAGGATtccttcatgttttatttattttcatgtaaaGCAGTACAATGAAGAAACGTATTAAAGCTGCTTGTGTTATATAATCTTtgtcaaataaattgttttacgGGTTTTTTGTGtcgtattttaatattttaaaaaattcacgTTCTTTGTGAAAGTTTCCCACATTAAAGGTTACGGTGCTTCATGGATCCTGACAGCTCTGCAGACTCACAGTTACCTTTGATTAAAAACGATTATTATCGCTTTCAGGCTCTGTTGGGATTTCCGGAGCATTTGCAGAAAAGATGTAACACAAAAAGCCACTTTACAATTTGACATTAATGCACTCTGAGCAATTAATGGTGCCGAAGTTCCTGCAAGGTTTCTTTGTGCCAGTGAACGTGGCCGTCAAAACGACATGTCGAAAGTGTTCGCCTCTGATGCTTTTAATTGCCTTCAAAACATGAGCTAACTCCAATTAAAGATACATTACTGTTCACATTCTCCTGCAGACCCGCGATGCTTTGGAGAAGTTTGCGCGGAAGGCCATCGTGCACTACCGGGACGACCTGGACCTGCAGAACCTCATGGACTACATCCAGAAGGAGGTGCTTCCGGAAAACTCCTTTCAGTCCGTTTCCATCaggttttgaaaaaacaaaccctCAGGCAGAAACCGGAACATGTATTTAttccctttatttatttttggtgaggATTTTCCGCATGACTGCTTCCATGTAAACACTTCCTGCAACTCTGCGGTCTCTTCATGTGacatttctcctccatctgcACAAACTGGCACGTTTGGGAGTCTGGGCTTTCCTCTGGGAGAAGCCCAGGCTGGCAGGATGCTCAGCATGGACCATCTTTCTAAATATACCCCTGCTCTGACCCTCCTCTGTGTCTTCGTTCAGTTCAAGTGCTGCGGGTGGAACGGCTACACCGACTGGTCTTGGAATCTGTACTTCAACTGCACTGGTGAGAACCCCAGCAAGGAGCGCTGCGCCGTGCCGTACTCCTGCTGCACTCCCGTCCCCGGAGAGGTGCGCTTTGGTTATCTCATTAATGCATCCAAAACTGAGCCGTCGGTTCAACCAGAAACAGCGTTTTTAACCGCGTTCATGTGAGGGCAAAGTGCAGTTAGTGAGCAATGATCCTAAAAGTGaagaagctccagtgtttttggaTGAGCTGAATGTCACGTgagatttctgaaaatgttagaaaaaatagcaataggaatatttaaaaaaaatatttgcaactTTTAGGTGATTTAGAGTcgcagattccagctcaaaatTGAAGGTCACGAGGATGGAAAAAAATTAGGCATGTCCCAATCAGggtttttgggcccgatccgattccgaatcattggattttgtggatatgccgataccgagtcccgatccgatacttttgaaACGCATTCAAAACgtgaacaaattgaataaacagatgtgtttttccttatttatatttcaataaccttcttttatcattaaaaacctaaatagaacacttctgtgaagtagcttattaaacaagtaaaaaaagagcaaatacggaaaaaaaaaacaattttcttgttatataagtgataattagtcagaTGAGAAAGATTAGGgactttaatatctttagagctattgaacatttttaaccaaatgtgattagCGCCATttaaaattcttgaaaatgaatgataactttgttttagcattactTTGATGATGAGTCTTCACTACTAGCTGATGTCATTAAGCTagtcatttattagtttttttttgtttgcttttaggtttttttttaaagattatgtcattcttttttaagctcttgagacatcacattttcagttttattaccacagtagttagattttttctttttcttttttttctttttgtcagataaataaaacaggcatatcaaaggacagctcgggtcctaaggagttaaatcatgcagctagcatgtagcagttagcagctgtcTTTCTGTTGTAGTGCCTTTATatgttgttgtttatgttaatacaaaccaatagagacacttattgccagtttaaagtgtttttaagagttattgatcccagaagtTTGAATCTAGTGGacatctagctagcttgactgaattgtttatGCTAGCTTCCTGTTTAAACTGCTGCCGTTTTCTACTGCGTTTTACAGCaacaacattttgtgatctgttcaggacatgcagacttctagtagTATATTTATCCAGAATGgtaagcttgaaatataaagcgctgataataataataaattaaatatccgatCAATATCGATGGAAAATGTCCGATTTCGATCGAGTTATCAACCATGTGATCGGGCCCGATTTCCAATCACATGATTGGATCGGGTCATCCCTtggaaaaatgatcagaaattgTGAAATTTTAGTCTCTCATGTGgttttaaagagtaaccaaacactaaatcaacttttttcgtCTGTTGACTTCCATAATCATGGCTTTAAAAGTGCCGTCtgctgccacatttttgacaatttaaaataaacttgtttaattcctgaaattatagtgtTAGGCCactccgaattcttcccttccccttcatttggccctctGAATGGAGAGTTACAGAAAAACTTATGTCTAACATTTCTGACGTTTTTTCtgttcgatgatgtcatcaataattgcTGGTCCGTTAGCTTTAGCGCTTAGCTTCCAGAGGTTGAatatataaaacaacaacaaaaagtctttactatgtaatgtaaacttctgcggttcagagcgcacccaggtgaagaaaagtgcttctcagtgCGATGCGGTTTAGCCTCGCgatggaggactttgtatctctctgtttggagagtgaaatttattaaatatatataccaGATAtacttgcactaaaaatgccccttTAAATAGAGGGGAAAGGAGAaggaaagaatttggattgagCCTTagaccgtctgtgtgctgccccctacaggttgaaatgaggtgtTGCAATTGAAATTTGTGATTGTCAACTGGTGTAATAAACACGTTATTTCAGAAGTTTaatgtcatcatgctctgcagctccagtaaagAATCCCCACCCCGCTTTGATTCTGTAATGGTCGTCGTTGTCGTGTTAGCGTTAGCACGGCTCACAAATGTTTTGCATTTGGtcatcaaaaatctactggcttgtacaactttccagtggagtTGGAAGTTAGCAGAGCAAGTTTTGTTGTCCAGGGACCAGCAGCTCGGGCGGCGGCTTATGCTAGCTTAGCCAGACCCTGGCGTCGCTAGCTTGATCTACCAATCAATGTGCAGCAGAGTTTGCTAAGCTAGCATCCACTGGGCAGCTGGCTAGTATAGCGGGCTGATCGCTCCCCTTCCATGGTCGCCCCTTCTGCCCCTGCTACCCTATCAGAGCTACACGTGACAAATTCCTCCAAATGTCTGCTTTTCtcttggttttatctccatagcaaccacctTAGTTTTTGGTCACCTGAGAAATGAACagatctatgtaatttttaaaggaaTCTGCAagagtaaatttttggatttccttagcaacagaggttttttgttaaccacgcccacattcctgatGTCTTTTACTGATgtcgttttgttcagcttgaacCAACGATTGATGTGCTAAATTTTCAATGTTGGAGCAATGGGGGAGCGCCATTTTTGCGAGCTCGTTACGCTAACGCCCTTCAAATAGTAAAAACTTAATTCCCCAAATAGCTTCAAATAGATGTTTGGAAGTGATAAATTGAAATCCTTGAGGAGCTTAAATTTGTTACTAAAggcgattttttttattttttttttttaattcaagatggtggcttattttttaggtcaaaggtcacctgggACAATATTGTTCACCTGAACTAGACTAGAATGATCCAATTTatattaaacaaaatacttattttcttcaCCATTAGACatataagtattttaaaaatcaaactaatgaaTTACTTTCACAAATTGTGACTGCAAAAGACGGATTTCATGCTACCAAACGCCCTCTGCCCGCCACAAACCTCAACCCAAAGctgaaaaacaagtttaatatAAACGCACTGAACATATTAATTCAACTTTTAGCTCCAAGGTCGTCGTCTGTGGGAGCAGAAAAGCAGCCGCTGATGCTAAACGGCGAGCGCTGTTGTTCAGAGTGAAAATGCGGCTCGTCATAAAGCGCGCTGCTTTCCGCCCGAGGCGTGAGCGGCGTGTTTACAGACGCAGGTTGGAGCTGCAGGGGCGTCGGGGCTTAGTGAGCTGTCACAAACACAACTGCTCTGACAATCATTTACTCATCCTGCTGACGGGAAACCCAACCAAACACGTTTCAGGGAGTCACTCCACCTGGAACGTGATCAAGACTCAAACAGGTgatttacatttctaaaatatggCTTATTTAACTGCCCTAAtgaatagttttattaaaaaatgtgcagtatcactaatgtaatgttttattttcattctgaaacattgttaaaatatatgtaaacacttttttcttgaGGGGGAATTCATTAATATtacatcacttttgtttttaaagctgccATTGAggtaaacttttaaaaaatatctttaataaaatgtttgttgtgtttttgtggactAAAATACAGTTTGTGCTTCAACCTTATTACTAAACTAATCATTTAATTCTGTCCTGCAGCCGTTTGGACTGAAGGATCAGACTGTTTTTGCAAGAATTTCACCATCACCACAAACTCAAAAGTTCACCAACACGTCCAAGTCCCCGGTAAAAATTAATTTCAGGCATAatgaccccccctcctccacccccaaaaatggtgacatcacagcggaaaaaaaacataaaaaatgaatggggacaaaatctcttaaaaaaagttctaaatccaaaaccaaaacacttgAATCAGTGAAATGCAACCGACGTTTTGaaatcattatgggatggcctCAGGACCAACAGTTTGGCTGCCATTTTTGGCCAAGTGGGAAATTAGTAGATTTTCACATCACAAAAtatgagaaaagaaaacttttgtctgGGGGATCTTCACTAAATTTCAGACATACCCCCAGGAtctgttgacctttgacctaggGAAGAGATCACcatcttaacttaaaaaaaaaaaataaaaataaccttttttcagattttaaataacGTTAGAGTAGTGagatcacaaaaaaacacatttttatttttaaccagaatattatgaaaatgtaaaaaatgaattattgatTCCATCTGAATAAAACGACATTCAATATGAAAATGATAGGAATGTGGGCGTTGCCAAGGAAACtcaaaaagtttactttaacAGATTCTTCTAAAACCTACATAGATCTGTTCCTCACCTCCAGGCGACCaagaaataaaatggttgctatggagaaaaaaaacaaaaaaaaaaaataaaaaaacaatggaaagGCGCCATATTGAAAAACCAGCGAGGGCGAGTCAAAAGCGGCTGGTGCTTGTGGGCCATATGTCACTGGcagctttaactttttaaataaatgttttaatttttattttatttaatctttttaatttaatatttatgtatttttttcaattattttctaattttcgCAGCCAGCTCTTATCAacacaaaccttaaaaaaagaccATTTGCGGAAGCATCTGtgagaataaaaatgttctgccTTACAGTTCAGTTCGTGCTTCGACTGTAGACTTCATTCCAAGAAATTCCTCCCAACTGTCAGTCTTTAATGATCTCCTGATTCTCCTAAATTGggcagtaaaaatgttttcaaaagcttccaaattagccgaaacatcGTTAACAAGAATCAAGTTTTTTCTAAGGttacagtttgtgttttttataaataaatacccaATTATGTTAATGAACTTTTGGTAATTAATCTAATTAGCTGTGAGACGCTCCCTCATAGGAACATGTTGATGCTAAAGATCATTTCCAGCTTCTATAATATTTTGTCCTGGGTGGGAAGAGCGTCGGTTCCTCGAGGTGACGCAGGTTTAATGGTCAGAGTAACGACAGTTCGTTAACGATAGCAGCAAATGATGGAGAACATCTCCAGATGCTGTGATctccattaaataaaatacaacaaataagTGGAAAAGTCTTGAAAGAAAAGTTCAAACGGCGTGTCTAGGACTTCTGCCTTAAATACATGCAGCCTTTggtttttgtgcatgtgtaatcaGCTTTCACTCGTATGAATACACACATTTATGCCCATGTGCAAAACCTCCGTCTGATCCTGGTGCCGAGTCAGCAGGAAAACTTTAAGGCCAGGAGACTAACAGGCGCGTTGAGCCATGGCGTGCATATCGATGAAACCTCGTGCTCATGGGAAACGGATCAGAGcaaccttttttaaaacatgaggttaaaaaaagtcaattaattAAAGAAGACAGAACTGATGCAGTGCTGCCGCCTGCTGGTGGCAATGGAACAGCATTTAACTGCTCACTGATAAACCATTTTCTCTCGTCTCCAAGATAACGTTTCACTGCAGCCTGAAGTCACGACTGAGGGAAAAGGTTTACCCCGCCTGTGTGTTCTGCCGCCAACAGGCCGTGATCAACACCATGTGTGGCTTCGGGGTCCAGACCCAAAAGTATCTGGATGCAAACAAGTCGATATACCCCGTGGGCTGCGCGGACAGAGCCGTGATGTGGATCGAGACCCATCTGCTGCTGGTGGGGGCGCTCACGCTGGGTCTGGCCTTGCCTCAGGTAAGCCCTGACACACCTGGCCTTTCTGCTGGGTCTGCATGATGGGGCGGACCAGCAGGAAGCAAGAAGGCATCCCAATGGATCACAGTGAGGTGGAGCTCacagaataataataaacagaTCATCACAAAACAGGATTTCAATTAGGGGGGTGGTCTGATTGACAGGAAGAGTACAGAAGGTTTATGAGAACTCTGTAACTATTTAATGGATGAATCTAGATAACCTTTATCAATTCTATCAGCGTTATggtagcattttttaaatttgaaatcacattttttattttatctttgagCTGTGTGACCCGCTGTATCAAATATGATCCAAACTCAAACTCAGATGAAAAATTATATAAGAGTTCAAAAGATTGGAATTTTCTCTCAATTATTTAATGGTTCAGGCCTTACAGGGTAAAAAACTCCTCCCAAAGATTTAAATTAATCGCTTCCTAACTCCTCAAACATCATTGGGAAGTTATGTTGATTTGAAAGCTGTAGATTATGAGCATGGCAAGCTAGCAAAGGTGGTGTTCCCCTATTGGTCCCTCATTTTAGTGGGGGGATCAAANNNNNNNNNNNNNNNNNNNNNNNNNNNNNNNNNNNNNNNNNNNNNNNNNNNNNNNNNNNNNNNNNNNNNNNNNNNNNNNNNNNNNNNNNNNNNNNNNNNNNNNNNNNNNNNNNNNNNNNNNNNNNNNNNNNNNNNNNNNNNNNNNNNNNNNNNNNNNNNNNNNNNNNNNNNNNNNNNNNNNNNNNNNNNNNNNNNNNNNNNNNNNNNNNNNNNNNNNNNNNNNNNNNNNNNNNNNNNNNNNNNNNNNNNNNNNNNNNNNNNNNNNNNNNNNNNNNNNNNNNNNNNNNNNNNNNNNNNNNNNNNNNNNNNNNNNNNNNNNNNNNNNNNNNNNNNNNNNNNNNNNNNNNNNNNNNNNNNNNNNNNNNNNNNNNNNNNNNNNNNNNNNNNNNNNNNNNNNNNNNNNNNNNNNNNNNNNNNNNNNNNNNNNNNNNNNNNNNNNNNNNNNNNNNNNNNNNNNNNNNNNNNNNNNNNNNNNNNNNNNNNNNNNNNNNNNNNNNNNNNNNNNNNNNNNNNNNNNNNNNNNNNNNNNNNNNNNNNNNNNNNNNNNNNNNNNNNNNNNNNNNNNNNNNNNNNNNNNNNNNNNNNNNNNNNNNNNNNNNNNNNNNNNNNNNGTCAGAAGGGGGCGATGAGGAGGTCTAACACAAGTCAGCCATACAATGGCACTCATGgtattaattttaaagaaaaggacttaaaaaatatatttggcctctataaaaaagtgttttaaatataattagaaattttctaaaaatattgactcaagcttaaaatgttttaatgctaaCCAGCAGGCTCCtgtatttgtttcatttgcatTCTTTgaggaaaatgtatttacatgtaTGCCAACTACACTAGATATGTTGTACTgaaacataacaaaaataaaaagcaataaataattattagtAAAAGCTTCTGTTGACCAATTCGAGCTAAACAAACTTTCAGTAAGGAGCAAAGCTTTAGATATACAGACGTGgccaaaagtgttggtacccctcagttaaagaaggacaaacccacaattctcactgaaatcactcaaaacttacaaaagtaacaataaataaaacacctgtgatgtcaattaaaggacacctgagttaatcgtgtcactctggtcaaatagttttcaatctttttttttgtccaggcctgtttaattagtttgtttttttaaataattatgttaatcaacaattcaaaattgatggctgattttgtttaattttcaaaaaaataattatttattgttacttttgtacgttttaagtgatttcagtgagaattgtgggtttgtccttctttaactgaggggtaccaacacttttgtccaccactgtattgatgaaaataaatttttaatcaATCGTGTGTCGAAAATTTTAACAAGGACAAAGTGATCAGTGAGGGACTTGATTGACGATAAACAAACACTTGAAATCCCATAATAATCAGGGCCTAAATTGCTCAATCAAGTTTACCCTAATTAGGAAAAGCATTAGAATAATTATTCAACTCATTGTTGGAAAACAGAGATTCAGATCCTGTTCCTGCACATCTGATGACTGAGAAACTGTTCAAAAATGACATGTCAAGTTAAAGAGAAAATCCAATCGAGTGTCTGAGAGGCTCAGCGGTGGAATGTGAAGTCCTTCTGCTGTCCTCCAGATCGCCGGCATCGTGCTGTCGCAGATCCTCATCTCTCAGATCCAGGATGAGATTACCTCGTTTTCATGAGCGGGACGGTTTACGGTTCCTGAAGGCATCTGAGGAGCGCGAGGACATTTCTGCTGCTTTACAACCCTGTTTTCAATCAAAGGATTTGCTGGTTTTGGATTCACTTTATTGTTTGACTCCAGCAGACGTTTATAAGTACAAGGTGCAGAGTTTTTACATTAACACTTACAGGATTTGAgattaaatgtgacatttatgaCTAAAAATTTCTTCATTCATTCCTTTGAATTTGATGGCTTCATTTCCAGGAAATGTTTTAGACCTTAAAGGTCGCTTAACggactgaattaaaaaatatgaaataatcaCATATTTAGACTCTGAAAGGGATTTGTAATAATAAcatgaatcattttaaagaacattGTACAAAAGCTTCAGTCtgtgcagtttttatttatcactTTTGTAATAAATGTTGGATTCCGCGAACAGAGACGTCTCCGAACACGAAACAATGGAGGATCCGTTTACTGAGACGCTTCTTCACATGGGAACCGCTCGCACAATCAATCTAGTGGTGGAGAGCCAGAGCTTTCTGCATCAGGCGGCGGGTCAGGGGGGAGCGCGGCCTCGCCGAATCACGCTCCACCAGAAGACATCTGGAGAAATTCAGCACAACACAGGGCAGCGCCAGGAGGTGAACACACGTCCACAGCAGTGGAGCTGAAATAATACCCCGATCGATAACACAAATATAAGCCGCTCCGCAGACAGGAAGAGCCGGCCCGAGGGGGGCGGGGGGAGGAAAACCGCCCGCGTTCTGTCGGGTAAGACGGATGATCGGGGGGAGAGGAGCGGACAGCCGTCTTCACAGTAACTACAACATCACCAGGAAGTCCGGCTGCTCAAAAACACTCCCTGATCTGAGCTTGTTTAATAGACTGAGGCTGTTCGTCACCGACGGCAACGGTTTCACACAAACGCAACAGAAAAtccatttaaagacattttatctCACTGTTCTGACAACAGATTAAGATGTTGATTTAAacaagatgaaaaacaaaaactttaacattaatattaaataaataaataacattttaacattttaacacaaaatcaacCTTGttcattactttaaaaaatcagaataactgcataaaaaatacacaccaTCAAATTGTGTGATGGTAAAAAGGAAATGGAGTCTTTGAAGAATGAAATACTTTTGTGAaatattgacatattttttattcattaagtCAATTAGACTCCAAAATTTAAATCcttgactgtatcagagaactggactgagtgagtgtgacatcatccaccCAGTGCTCACGTCATAATTAATCGTCCCGTTTTTATCACCACCAAATAAATgcacttcattaaaaaaaaaaaaacccaaggtTGACCTCTtggcttttggattttttttttttgcggttCACCAAGGAGGCGGGGTCAACCACGTCTCATACACAGCCAGTGGTTTAAATCAATCAGAATGCTTTGAtcatttggaataaaaaaagaaaaatctgaaaaatatgaaGCTTAAATGAAGGCGGAATCGTTAATGAAAAGATAACTAAAATGCATAATTaattataaatgattaaatcaGCCAATAGTGTTGTTTCTACAGCAgaataacaaataataaaacgtTTATTTCACTAaatctaacttaaaaaaataatgtattaaaaaatggttttcataAAGgaggttatttttttccactgctGCTGTTGAAGAATATTTAGTATCAAATGTAGTTTCCAGTTTGGTAGAAAACTCTTAACTTCTATTTCAAAAGGACAACTTTTAACGTGGATTTT includes these proteins:
- the tspan33b gene encoding tetraspanin-33b isoform X2 is translated as MYSSGPQHQGRHQSVGHLVFSLLIVAIGVYAKVQKATETVRDTFLVDPAVILIVVGVVMFFITFCGCIGALRENIRLLKTFSFSLTLVFLIHLAIAILGFFYSDQTRDALEKFARKAIVHYRDDLDLQNLMDYIQKEFKCCGWNGYTDWSWNLYFNCTGENPSKERCAVPYSCCTPVPGEAVINTMCGFGVQTQKYLDANKSIYPVGCADRAVMWIETHLLLVGALTLGLALPQIAGIVLSQILISQIQDEITSFS
- the tspan33b gene encoding tetraspanin-33b isoform X4 — protein: MQVFSLLIVAIGVYAKVQKATETVRDTFLVDPAVILIVVGVVMFFITFCGCIGALRENIRLLKTFSFSLTLVFLIHLAIAILGFFYSDQTRDALEKFARKAIVHYRDDLDLQNLMDYIQKEFKCCGWNGYTDWSWNLYFNCTGENPSKERCAVPYSCCTPVPGEAVINTMCGFGVQTQKYLDANKSIYPVGCADRAVMWIETHLLLVGALTLGLALPQIAGIVLSQILISQIQDEITSFS
- the tspan33b gene encoding tetraspanin-33b isoform X3, with protein sequence MERELSLNRAETFSFVNPWIRYFLFFFSFLFWVFSLLIVAIGVYAKVQKATETVRDTFLVDPAVILIVVGVVMFFITFCGCIGALRENIRLLKTFSFSLTLVFLIHLAIAILGFFYSDQTRDALEKFARKAIVHYRDDLDLQNLMDYIQKEFKCCGWNGYTDWSWNLYFNCTGRDQHHVWLRGPDPKVSGCKQVDIPRGLRGQSRDVDRDPSAAGGGAHAGSGLASDRRHRAVADPHLSDPG
- the tspan33b gene encoding tetraspanin-33b isoform X1 — protein: MERELSLNRAETFSFVNPWIRYFLFFFSFLFWVFSLLIVAIGVYAKVQKATETVRDTFLVDPAVILIVVGVVMFFITFCGCIGALRENIRLLKTFSFSLTLVFLIHLAIAILGFFYSDQTRDALEKFARKAIVHYRDDLDLQNLMDYIQKEFKCCGWNGYTDWSWNLYFNCTGENPSKERCAVPYSCCTPVPGEAVINTMCGFGVQTQKYLDANKSIYPVGCADRAVMWIETHLLLVGALTLGLALPQIAGIVLSQILISQIQDEITSFS